In Pseudoalteromonas piratica, the following proteins share a genomic window:
- a CDS encoding LysR family transcriptional regulator: protein MDIKVFKTFIAVAENKHFGKAAEQLYITQAAVSARIKQLEEYYNTPMFIRDKNNLTLTPAGSALLPFAHLVIEQIDQSKTVVGSASKQKELFNIAATPNVWDAFLSGHMSEMNARLNSVVVGTEISVREAIQRKLDDKSLSIAFLTDPIKDSDFTNTLIGHFDITLVGTEAEFRDDVSNYIFVDWGITFAKEHTSQHKVQAMHRTSTAVIAFDLMLAHSGFAYLPTHLVQGHIDEGRLYNIASSMQLTRPVYLTHKKSAPQAALIEEIITLLSVK, encoded by the coding sequence ATGGATATTAAGGTTTTTAAAACGTTCATCGCAGTGGCTGAAAATAAACATTTTGGTAAAGCCGCTGAGCAGCTATACATAACGCAGGCAGCCGTGAGCGCACGTATTAAGCAACTCGAAGAGTATTACAATACGCCAATGTTTATCCGCGATAAAAACAATCTAACGTTAACCCCCGCAGGATCGGCATTATTGCCCTTCGCGCATTTAGTAATTGAGCAAATTGACCAATCAAAAACAGTTGTGGGCAGTGCCAGTAAGCAAAAAGAGCTTTTTAATATTGCTGCCACACCGAACGTTTGGGATGCCTTTTTAAGTGGTCACATGAGTGAGATGAACGCCAGACTCAACTCAGTTGTGGTCGGTACCGAAATATCTGTGCGCGAAGCGATTCAACGTAAATTAGATGATAAAAGCTTGAGCATTGCCTTTTTAACGGATCCTATAAAAGACAGTGATTTTACTAATACCTTAATTGGTCATTTTGATATTACCTTGGTTGGCACTGAAGCTGAATTCAGAGATGATGTGAGCAATTACATTTTTGTTGATTGGGGAATCACATTTGCGAAGGAACATACCTCGCAACATAAAGTGCAAGCAATGCACCGAACTTCCACCGCGGTAATCGCGTTTGACCTTATGCTGGCTCACAGTGGGTTTGCATACTTGCCGACCCACTTAGTACAAGGGCACATTGATGAAGGACGACTTTATAATATTGCCAGTTCGATGCAACTGACACGCCCGGTGTATTTAACCCATAAAAAATCAGCGCCGCAGGCGGCGCTGATAGAAGAGATCATAACGTTACTAAGTGTGAAATAA
- a CDS encoding zinc transporter ZntB produces the protein MKQNFIIEGWQINANSAPSKVETGEQLQNQNYWVHCDRSSNEFEQWLKELGLDESIIESLLATDTRPRFQQIDKHRFFLILRGVNLNPGKEPDDMLTVRLLYTPERVVTCSLQRLRAIEAVSTQMQTGKGPETLEYLVLEILNQLNSKIESVIEPIEQFIDSQDNDSFNSNEIAEISVQNRKLLRLNRFLKPQVYALASLCKNKVTTFHEYEVDLANQLDTLSRIVDTIDFYIAQIDVINNRISQLHSEIMNRNTYLLSIIAGIFLPLGFLTGLFGINIGGMPGVENPNAFYLFCGILTGIGVFALVLFRRWKFL, from the coding sequence ACGCAAATTCAGCACCTTCCAAAGTCGAAACTGGCGAGCAATTACAAAACCAAAATTACTGGGTACACTGTGATAGATCCTCTAATGAGTTTGAGCAATGGCTTAAAGAACTTGGTTTAGATGAATCAATTATCGAATCATTACTCGCAACTGATACCCGACCACGTTTTCAACAAATTGATAAGCATCGCTTCTTTTTAATACTACGCGGTGTCAACCTTAACCCAGGTAAAGAACCGGATGATATGCTCACAGTTCGTCTGTTATATACACCAGAGCGCGTTGTGACTTGTAGCTTACAACGGCTGCGCGCAATAGAAGCAGTTTCGACACAAATGCAAACGGGTAAAGGCCCTGAAACACTTGAGTACCTCGTGTTGGAAATACTGAATCAGCTCAACAGCAAAATTGAATCAGTTATCGAGCCAATAGAGCAATTTATTGATTCCCAAGACAATGATTCTTTTAACTCAAATGAAATTGCCGAAATTAGCGTACAAAATCGTAAATTACTGCGTCTAAATCGCTTTTTAAAGCCTCAAGTGTATGCATTAGCATCATTGTGTAAAAACAAAGTGACGACTTTTCATGAGTATGAGGTTGATTTGGCGAATCAGTTGGACACCTTATCACGCATTGTAGACACTATTGATTTCTATATTGCGCAAATTGATGTCATAAATAATCGCATTTCACAATTACACAGTGAGATTATGAATCGCAATACCTATTTATTATCAATCATTGCGGGGATTTTCTTACCGCTTGGTTTTTTAACCGGTCTATTTGGCATTAACATTGGCGGCATGCCAGGGGTAGAGAATCCTAATGCCTTTTATCTGTTTTGTGGGATCCTCACAGGTATTGGTGTCTTTGCATTGGTTTTATTTCGACGCTGGAAATTTCTTTGA